From Pseudoalteromonas sp. R3, one genomic window encodes:
- a CDS encoding glyceraldehyde-3-phosphate dehydrogenase, translating into MTLSHEQEYQNSWQERQDYAESMQPIIGRLYRNLGVEIAVYGRPLVNTSTIDVIKAHKTVARFEETKLRLRESFPFLEAISKMELAPGRVDLGKLAYAYIYKNAGEGRSIEEYLNAELADLLNTGNRPAPRDVVLYGFGRIGRLLARLLIERGGSHADLRLRAIVVRGGRDGDLEKRASLLRRDSIHGPFNGSITVDHEKGAIKANGNYIQVIYANSPEEVDYTQYGIENALVVDNTGVWKDEDGLGKHLQSKGASKVLLTAPAKGDIKNVVYGVNNADILSEDKIVSAASCTTNAITPVLKALNDKFGIKNGHVETVHSYTNDQNLIDNYHKAERRGRSAALNMVITSTGAAKAVAKALPELAGKLTGNAIRVPTPNVSMAILNLNLNAETTAEELNEFLRETSLHSELRDQIDYTASTEIVSTDLVGSRYAGVVDSQATIVDGDRVVLYVWYDNEFGYSCQVVRVMRDMAEVEFPSLPR; encoded by the coding sequence ATGACCTTATCTCACGAGCAAGAATATCAAAACAGCTGGCAAGAACGTCAAGACTATGCAGAGAGCATGCAACCGATCATTGGTCGTTTGTATCGTAATCTGGGTGTTGAAATTGCGGTTTATGGCCGTCCTCTTGTAAACACCAGCACTATCGATGTTATTAAAGCCCATAAGACAGTCGCACGTTTCGAAGAAACTAAACTGCGTTTGCGCGAGAGCTTTCCTTTCCTGGAAGCCATCAGCAAGATGGAACTGGCTCCTGGCCGTGTTGACTTAGGTAAACTGGCATATGCTTACATTTATAAAAATGCAGGTGAAGGTCGTTCAATCGAAGAGTACCTGAACGCTGAGCTTGCTGATCTGCTTAATACAGGCAACCGTCCGGCCCCTCGCGACGTTGTTCTGTATGGTTTTGGCCGTATCGGTCGTTTATTGGCACGCCTGTTGATTGAACGTGGCGGTTCTCATGCTGATCTTCGCTTGCGTGCAATTGTGGTACGTGGTGGTCGTGATGGTGACCTTGAAAAACGCGCAAGCTTGCTTCGCCGCGACTCAATTCATGGTCCATTCAACGGTTCAATCACTGTTGACCATGAAAAAGGCGCTATTAAAGCAAACGGTAACTACATTCAGGTTATCTATGCGAACTCTCCTGAAGAAGTGGATTACACTCAGTACGGTATTGAGAATGCATTGGTTGTTGATAACACGGGTGTATGGAAAGATGAAGACGGCCTGGGTAAACACCTGCAATCAAAAGGCGCATCTAAAGTACTTCTGACTGCGCCGGCAAAAGGCGATATCAAGAATGTTGTTTACGGTGTTAACAATGCTGATATCCTGTCTGAAGACAAAATTGTGTCTGCTGCAAGCTGTACGACAAACGCCATCACGCCTGTACTTAAGGCACTGAACGACAAGTTTGGTATCAAGAATGGTCACGTTGAAACAGTTCACTCTTACACCAACGATCAAAACCTGATCGATAACTACCACAAAGCCGAGCGTCGTGGTCGTAGTGCTGCACTAAACATGGTTATCACTTCAACAGGTGCAGCTAAAGCAGTAGCAAAAGCACTGCCTGAGCTAGCTGGTAAGCTGACTGGTAATGCAATCCGTGTTCCTACGCCAAACGTATCAATGGCTATTTTGAACCTTAACCTGAATGCTGAAACAACGGCTGAGGAACTAAATGAGTTCCTGCGCGAAACATCTTTGCATTCTGAGCTTCGCGACCAAATCGATTACACAGCGTCGACTGAAATTGTATCAACTGACCTGGTTGGTAGCCGCTACGCCGGTGTGGTTGATTCACAAGCGACCATTGTGGACGGTGACCGTGTAGTACTTTACGTATGGTACGATAACGAGTTTGGTTACAGCTGTCAGGTTGTACGCGTAATGCGTGA